In the genome of Takifugu rubripes chromosome 18, fTakRub1.2, whole genome shotgun sequence, one region contains:
- the ndufa12 gene encoding NADH dehydrogenase [ubiquinone] 1 alpha subcomplex subunit 12 — protein sequence MAEYANLVRRAVGQLRGHGGVRGFFLQLFRVNDVKTGTLVGVDKYGNKYYEDERSFFGRHRWVIYTTEMNGKKTLWEVDGSMVPAEWHRWLHSITDDPPTTHPPEPKKFLAEVHQINVSGSTQQYVPYSTTRKKIHEWVPPSAGAQ from the exons ATGGCGGAGTACGCTAACCTCGTCCGTAGGGCTGTGGGACAGTTGAGAGGTCATGGCGGAGTCCGAGGTTTTTTCCTTCAGTTGTTCAG AGTGAATGATGTGAAGACGGGAACATTGGTTGGCGTGGATAAATATGGAAACAAATACTATGAGGACGAAAGGAGCTTCTTTG GACGTCACCGCTGGGTGATCTACACAACAGAAATGAACGGGAAGAAAACCCTTTGGGAGGTGGATGGCAGTATGGTTCCGGCCGAATG GCATCGCTGGCTGCATTCTATCACGGACGACCCCCCTACCACACATCCTCCAGAGCCCAAGAAGTTCCTGGCGGAGGTGCACCAAATCAATGTGAGTGGCAGCACGCAGCAGTATGTTCCATACTCCACCACCCGCAAGAAGATTCACGAGTGGGTTCCACCCAGTGCTGGAGCTCAGTGA